In Kryptolebias marmoratus isolate JLee-2015 linkage group LG22, ASM164957v2, whole genome shotgun sequence, the sequence AACTTGATGTATTATAAATGCTGGGGtgttattttttagttattCACTGTTtgttacattgttttttaaagcgtGTTATTCTTTCAATTTACACCAGCACTTTTCATGACACTATTTGACTTCAGAAACATGAGCGATCTAAACTTTATACACATTGTCTCTTTTGTCCCCAATGAGTGACCTAACAGCTCGAGTATGCGATGACGGTGACAATCTCCTTATGTGCTCACAAGATTTGATGATTCAGCTTTTCGTTCCAAACTTTCCACAGATCAGGTTGAATGGGAAGAAAAGGCACTTCTGTGTGTGAGCTCATAATTAAATGATAATTAAATACATGCAGGACTCATTTTGATAATAAATTATCATTAAACAAAATGGTGAgcgacacagacaaaaacagttctAGTGTCAGAAGAAAGAAACATCCTTTAATGGGATTTATACATTATTTACAGCATAAATTCAATGGCATGGTCAGATTACTGAATGAGTTAAGTGGAAACACAGTTTGTGGTTTGGCAGCTCAGTTTGAAAGAAGCTTTCAGGCTTAAcaggatttaaaataatatattttggGCAGCTCAGAATTTGTATCAGCATAATAAGAGCTGTAATTGATCTGTTTATTGTCAAAAGACAGTATTGTTTTGACCTAAAACTTTTGGTTTGAGACGCCACTGATGACACGCCAGCTCTTTACGAGTTGGCTGGCAAAGATGGCGGATGTACAAACCGATAGGTCTCATCAGAAACAGCCCAGCGTGTTCTGACTGTTGAGGGGTGTCAGGGAGAGCAAAGAGAAGATTCCCCGCTCCGGACAAAGCAGGTGGCCGCTCGCCCTGagcctggtcctggttctggttctgctggaggtttcttcttgttaaaagggagtttttctttttcactgttgccaacctgctgctcaggatggtAGACTgcgatgaagtgaagattcagcgcaatctgctggcttccttagaaaTAGACTTTtcactaattggctttttatattGTATcggaatgtttttgttcagtgccCTGAgctgacttttgttgtgacttggcactgTTTACAGCcctaagcaaaaaaaaacatgaaatcaccTTGCTCAGGGCTATTCATTTAGTAGAGTACTGAATTCTATTTGAGAATTGCTTAAAGaaatagtctggtcatttttgaaatgatgttaTAAATAGTTATCGGTAGTTATCACATTTAGCCATTGCTTCAGTCACggtatgaagaaaagggcagtCCGTGTTACTCTGCAAATGCATGCTTTGGTGAGCATATATCCTGTAAATATTGgtaccctgctgctgctgaatggATCAGTCCGCTgagagttgagtaaacttttgactGACTAGACGTCATGTTACCGATGAGGCAAACATAAATTCAGCATCCTCAGCACCACCAATGACACGACGCTGTCTACGTTCAGCGACGCACGATTCTATCCTAACTACGGACAATGTTGCGTTCAATAAAACGGCAACAAATGAAATGAATCGCGTCATTTCAAAAGTGTGGAAATGTAATACTAGGTTGTGTTGGTTCTTTCCCACCGTTCTGACAtatttgagaaagagttgttttaaccTCTTTGTGGCATTCGGGTGAAATTGGtcaaaagttacaagggcttctctacatCTCTCTATCTCtgtcttttgagggcttcaggagggttaaaagcCTGAATATATGTGTGAGTCTCTGAATTCGGTGCACTTTGGGTTCTCAGGTTACTGAAAAATATACCACAAAaaattttgtttctgaacattGCATCTACTGAAGGAGTATTTGAACctctgaaaaaaatgtgttttcccacCTTATGCATGAAATCCCAGACGTTATTACAACTTAGGTTGTTTTATATTCAACCCCATATCAGGACAATTTTATTCTCGTATGAGTATGACTCTAAAACATAATCACAATAAATCTTCCAGCTCCTTTGTAATCACCCGTCCCTTATGTAAAATAACTTATTGTGAGTGTATTGTATTTTAAtctaaacaataataatttgacTGTCAAGTAGAATATGGCAAATTTAATATACAATCGATCttcataaatcataaaaatacatgttaaCATGAACATTAGtcatgcttttttatgttttctactCATCCTTTAAACTTTACATACAGTTCAACAAACAATTGTCTTCATACTTACTACTTATatctgataaggtactaactgaCGGgacatcatttcaaaaatgatCTCTTTAAGGATGTTTTCACTTCTTTCCTGACACGTTTTGCTGTATGGTCTTTCTGTAAAAGACAACAATCTCAGGCAATAAACAAAAGGTTTGTGTAAAATCTGACCTCCTGAATGAATTTACTGCAtgtactttagtttttttttttagtNgggggggggggacaaacaaacaacaaacaacaaaaacaacctgaggGTAATCTGCATTCAGCTCAGGGTCCCTCCTGTGGAGCGGCTCCAGCTGCGCAGAGACCGCCCCTTCTTCAGAGCGCCTACCCCCCCTTCAGCCGCGGCCAGCAGCGGCGCCTCTCCAGGAAGGAGAAGTCGGATtagccccccccccacacacacacacactttttacaTTGTCATGTTTCACAGGGTCCACAACCACCGAGACCACCCGACACCATCTAGGCATGGATGCGCCCACATCCTGACTTTTCAATCCGcacaggatttgtttttaaattttcttctaAGCTGTCACGTTTTCATGGGTGGAGATCTTCTTTTGTagctttctttgtttgttttgtttagtttttttttttttttttttgctggggTTGTTTTGTTATAAACTATCCGGTTTGACAAGATGCAGTTCCGCACCGTCTTTGACGTGAACGTCGTGGACGTGCAGAAGAGGAGGAATCCCTCCAAACACTATGTAAGTTAtgctttttgttctgcagaCGTTTAAGCCATGCATTGAGCTATCACCTCATCTGAACTGAAACGACCCCATCCCGTggctacaacaaaacaaactcgcCTTTAAAATTTACCTTCCAAAGGGATGAGAccccaaaaaacattttggtaatTTGCACGACTTTCCTCTGACTCCACCTTAAAGTTGTGTCCTTAAAGGGGGAATCATAAGTGTGTTGAAGCTAACATAGATCAACGGAAAATcctaaaaggtgcttgttttcagggtctctcatttaaataaaaaaaattccacaaatttaaaagtaataatcaaagattgaaaaaacaaaaaacgactCGGGTTTCTTCGGCATTTTCCCTGATCACTCGGAAGTGTGACGTATCACTTGCCAAGCACAGGAACAAGGCAGCAAAATAGCAAACAGggatagtgtgggggtgaagTGATTCAGTGCCTTACAATTAATTATGTAAACCGATGCATAACTCCAAGAGCTGAGTTGTTCTTCAGATTTTCAAAGAACAAGAAAATCTGATGGATGTCCTTAATTTGGCTCCTGGTGAAAACTACAAGAGGAATTGGAAGAGGACCACCTGACATCCAAACCTTCACTAGAAGAACCACCCGCTGCCGGACCGGCAGAGTGTTTCATGATAgcgtttaactaaaagaaaaatatggaatctcattattttgatattttatttcatttcccctttaagcCAACAACACTTGCATCGAAGTTCAGTGATTcgttaacttttaatttaattgtttttcaaCAGTCGTCATTCGCAAAgaggttttttaattttatttacatgtacagtacatttatatttcataaacaagtaaaagaaaGTTGAGCTCAAACAATAAATAGTTATTATAGAAAATTACATGGCAAATAGATGGTTTTTAAGAATACATGTTTGACATCATacatcaaaaacataaatataatgGCCCACAACCACATCTGTAGGCTGTGCTAGTTATAGCGTGTTAACAAACGTCCTACTTTACATACCATGCTTGGATTCTCATCAGTAGCTCTATAATTTACATAATAAATTAGCTGACAATACAGGGcttatattgttttattcattgttaaattaaattgctgagcagtaaataaaaaatcctgGTCAGGAACAATTGACTCACTTCAGATTGTTCCTTAAAGGTACTAACTAAAATTCTTTCACTATGCAGCAGCTATAATTATTAGCTTAGTATTTGTAAGTGTCTGATGTGTTCAGGGAGGTTTCAAGAAGCAGCTTGTTTCACAGTAACTTGTTGGTCCACATGCTTGCTGCCAGTCCATCAACAGTCTTAGTGCCTGGTGGTTCTATGTGTCATAGCGTAGACACACTGTATGTGTCACATACTGTGATGACATTAGtcatgtaaaaagaaatgtaaatcaAAACCTAACTCAGACACATTTAGCAGTATTCAATTTGCACAAGTGTGAAGTAGTGGGTGTTCTCGATGTAAATAAACAGGCAGCATGCTACGCTGGGTATTGAAACCGAATTGCAAAATACCCAAAATGGCTACGAAACCAGAAACTGGCCAGTAATGGTTCATAACAGCAAAGGCAAGGTTCCAAACACAACAGTAAAACAAAGGGAGAGGTCAAAGTGAGGACCTGTGAGCTGGATCTGAAGGAACAACAGGATAATGttggttttggtttgtaaaCTGTTTAGTTTGCAGTGTACCATTCTGAGCTTGGTTTGCTGTGTACCCTGGTAGACATTCTCACTCCGTTGGCTTTTTCATGAGGtggtttattgtattttatccATGTAAGATCTAGACAGACATGCCTTGCGGACTAGAGGGGAGGAGGGGATTCTGGTGTTTTGCCAAGGCCCTCCAAGTTGTCTGCTCATGTCAGCTGGTggggaaaaacaataaataaggtGTCCTCTTTAAAGGCACCTTCCTGCTGACTGAGAACTGTGTGTCATTAGACTGTGTTGCTCATCGACACAGCGTGAAAGGGACAAAGTATAGGATAATGGATTAAAGGAAACATCACATTTAGACATTCTCACACTCATCACAATCTTTGTCAAAtcctcaaaaaaaaaggtttctcttGTATCTGTCACTGTCATTGAGTTTCCAGTTGACCATTCACCTTAAAAAAGTAATTCTAACCTTCTAGCTTTTATTTCTATGACACAAGCATTGAAAGTGCAAAGAGCAAAGTGGCATAAAGTGTTTCTACTATCTTAATGAACTGATACCACATTCCAGATTGGGGTTGTGAACTTCATGCCACATGATATATAAATTGGCTGGAGAAAATTTGTGAACTAGGAGGAGTTCCTTCATGTAACAAGGGTCATGCCTATCAAGTTTTTCAGAGGGGATGTACCATACAAGTGTTTTCACACCCATATGACCCTCAGGTTGAAGATTTGCTTCAGCCAAACACATCCCCATGTAAGCATCATCAATAGGATAAATTTCTATAGACTTAGacgtgttgtaaatgactgaaGCTGTGTAGCCAGACAAAAGGtaacccccaccaccacagTAAGGGGGGTATGGGTTTTGCTCATGCACCTCAGGTGGAATGTAATACTTGCTGTCAGGATTTCTAATTGGAAGCGCATCTTTGATCAAGTGTCCAATAAAGAGGTGCTTGCTCCCGTCATTGTCCCTGCTTTGAAGATACTCGACCATGTTTTCTGTGTGGGCGAAGACGTCGTCGTCGCCGTTCAGCAGGAAACGAACGTGTCGACAGCGCCTGTCTATCCACTCGAGGAAGAGAATCTGCTTCAGAGTGAGGTTGAAAAAGGATTCGTTGAAGTCCCACTGTAGGATGTCGTTGTATTGCTTGTGTTCCAGTGCGAGGAGGTTGTTCATTCTCTCCTTCTCAAACCCAGAGCCGTCCGTTCCTGTGATGAAGACGGTCCGAATCCACTTCCCGTTGTGCATCCTCTCTTTAGCCCAGGTCTTGCGCAGCACCTCTCTTTGCTCATAGTTCTTAGGGGGACTTTTGATAACGAGCAAAAGGAAGACGTCTTCAGGCTTTTGGGCTGTTCCACATTTGTGAGGGAGGTCAAGTATCAGGGGGAAACTGCGACAGTGGCGATAGGAAAGGAATGTTTGAATCTGAGGGGAAAGCGACTGGAAACCTGGGATACTTGCAACCGtgatgttttgttcacatttcgGAGGTAAGGGCTCAATTTGTGTGACGTTGTCGTCTTCGTCTTCTATAGTTACATTTGCACTTTTCATGCGGTTGAAGAATTTTTCACGATCAGTGGAACCTTCAGGCTCACTGATGTATGCAAGCATCAGAAGGATGCCCAGCAGTGTGGACGTTGTGGCACAGATGTTTCTCAACCTTGAaattctaaaaagaaaacaaagtaaagaataaaacagttgtGTAATTTATCAGGTAAAAGCacgtttattaatttattttttttttctgttccatttgttaaatttctttttgcatttctgtttaaCTGCAGAGCAGCTCTAGACTGGTTTTTAAGTTGGCTGACTGTCAGAAGTAGCAAACAGATACAGTAAGAACGCCACTGGCAGTTTTCCAAGATAATTCAAAATTTTGTCAGAATTTGGCGTCGTAAATCACTGGGTAGCATAACTTTTGTTGATTTGACAAAGACAAACTCAACTGTCCTCTTTCTAATCTTTATGTCTAAAGGACTTTCTGGTTAATGGTGGTACTTGTTGATTGGCAGTAATGTTAAATTTGTTCGGCTGACATGCCAAAAAGCTACTAAAAGCTACTTATCATTACCATAGTTTTAGTTAACACTGGTATACAAACAcctcaaaagtaaaaaaaaaattccaaagaAGGGTGAGGCCATTGTGAAATGTGTCCATGTGATTGACTGCTTTCATTCAGACTGTAAATCCTTTTGTTTCGCTCCGCAGTCCTCCAGTGACGCACTCTGAAAGGTGCAGCCTCCTGTATTATTTGCATATTCAACAGACATCTATACAGTTTATCTGCCTATTTGGTCATTACGtcattaaagttaatttgacctatttaaaatatcaactatttgaaatacattttttctttgtttctgtgttacattttaaaggaaGACTTAAAGGAGTCAAAAAGTCAAAGAGGTCGATTGTGAATACAAGCAAACTTATATTCAGTAAATTATGTAGGATTCATCTTTTGGGTGAGATATTTAAAATAGATGCATGTTTAATAAAAGTAACATCTTAGGAGGATAATAAGGAGTACATGGTAATTGTCATCtatcaaagagaaaaatcttAGTTATGCTTGCTAAACGTCCCAAAAAACttaagaaaacaactttttttttaagaagtctTAAACTGACTACAAGTGAAAACAGTTTTGGTGTTACCTAATTTGCATAGTTACTTGTGTCATACCAGCTGTTCAATGTATCACATCAGCAACTAGCAGGAATGCACAAGTGTCACTGTGAAGACGTATGTtcttgtgagaaaaaaaagtagtgaTAGcgtaaatgattgttttaacctaaataacaacttgttttttataagcagttttccaaatttgtattaattttttgtgaaaatacctaaaaagtgaaaaacaatgCTTCCTATAGCAAAAAAACCTTGATGTATGTCTAAGCACAAAGTTGaatatatttcttcttttttagaaataaaactagTCTTTGATTACActgaatttattcagtttttaaatatattattcctttaaaatatACAAGCACAAAAATTGTAGGTCAccattattttttatacattgcattcaaggagccagactttcttgcaaacctttaaaaaggtCTAGATCAGTAGTTCTTGAGGTCTTTCATAGTTTTCTTTCTGGGGTttggctgtattttttatttattttggctcATTTTGTGTCCAGTTGTAACTGACCATGACAACATATCATGGAGTGTGTGcttaaaaatgaggaaagtggacaaattgaggacaaaaacaaaaaaagaatagaagaaagaagaagaaatggcaCCACCTACCTATAGTAAATGAACAGTATCTGATAGTCACATCttcaagaaaacagaaaatgaagaaagaaaaaaagaattccaGCAAATACAAATGATCTGAGAGACACATCATTAGTTGATTGTGTATTGTGTTTCAGGTTGAGGTcaaccttgttggtgctaaaatgcctaaaagttcattttaaaattagttcATTGCTGAACTGTCTTTTTGTCGACACAACAATAGTTTGTCACTTGATAGGTCAAAGTAAAGTAGTCTAGCAAACCATCAAATAATCCTCTGAAAACGGTCAGGTCAGGTATTGGACTACAAATAAGTGAAAAAGCCACCAATGtccaaagagagagagagagagaaaataaatattgttcatcccttttaaatgattttaagatAACCTGGCTCGCTgatagcaaaaaataaataaataaagttaccGTTGTTacattctcacacacaaacaactaaAGAAATCTGACAGTCAAGTTGATAAAACAATTGGAatgaacataaaatataaactgcaCAAATCAATATTCAGTTTATAGATGAATAAAACCCCacataaactaataaaacaaaattaaactacaGGTAATCTTGCAGTAAATACCTCCTCATGCTGGTACAAGATGAGGACCTCGTAAAATTCCTGTTGGTTTGCTCCGCAGAGACTCTGATGCTTTAGTTGCCAGAGACTTGTGAAGACTGACAGCTTCTACCTGCCCATGTTTTATTTGACCTCAGAACATAGTTGAGCGTAAAACAGGTAGAGCAGGAAGGTCTGAATTTGCAATACTGCACATTGTTCTGGTAAACCTGTGCCAGGATTCCTAGCATTTAGGTCATGACACAAGCACTCTTTTTTCCTCATGTCCCTttcatgagtctgcgttctgtgTCCAACacagtaaaacagatttaacgTGAACAGCTGCTGAATCCATGAGTTTAACTAGCTTTTTTTCATCACCTGTAAAGCAACTCTGAcgtgagaagtttttttttttgtttgttttgactaaaaaaaactttatcaaaGAAACCAACAGCTATAAAACTATTATCTTTTTCTAACCCTAACCAAGTTGTGTTACTAAGTTAGTACTCTTATCACAGAAAACACGCCCAGGTATAAAAACAATGCTGATGATAAATGATTTCAAAACTGGCCATTCAAAACTTGGCTGCATGacttgctggtcacttggtcacaaacactcagaattcagtcagACAGCATTGCAAAATCCTCATAGTCTCTCACAATGTTGAGTCACCAGCTTGTCTCCAAACAGTGACATCTCTTTGTGGTTTGCTAATAGTAGTACTTAAGAATAAGTATGGGCAGACACACAATTATGACGGTTTAATAACCTTAATCAAAAATATTGcagtttaactgtttttttttttgacatgtcaggttattaatatatatatatatatatatatatatatatatatatatatatatatatatatatatatagaccaCTGATATACACCATTGACCATTGGTGTTCTCCAAGATCAAATTCCTGAAAAACTTGCCCTCCAATTTCTGCTTCAATTTCTGCCTTTGACGAATCACGGCTCACATCGCAGGAACAGCATGTCATTGGAAGTTGTTTTGGAATGTCCCCTTTTTAAAATAGCAACACACCTCGAAACTGCGTAGCACATCACGCCTATACTTCTGAATAACATTTGCTTTGATGTGGAAGTGAGGACGTATCAATGATTGGTTGACATGTGCAACACCTAAGCAGTGGAGTCGTAGGTTACTGGATGACCCTTATTTGGTCATATGAATTTGAATATTCGTCGGCTCGTCAGTGTTTACACTGTGATCAAACAGAAAGTACTTAACTGTGTATTTAACCTAGAATTATATTTTTGGCACGTCTTGTTTAGCGTCAATTGGCTTGCTCGACTGTATTGTCAACGTAATCAAACATGACGAGCCATGAGACTTGTCCCAACAggactgaaaaaaatgaattagtaAATTAGGTTCTATTAATGTGATTAACCTGAGTTTTCAAATCAATGGCCTCATCCA encodes:
- the LOC119616708 gene encoding N-acetyllactosaminide beta-1,3-N-acetylglucosaminyltransferase 3-like — its product is MRRISRLRNICATTSTLLGILLMLAYISEPEGSTDREKFFNRMKSANVTIEDEDDNVTQIEPLPPKCEQNITVASIPGFQSLSPQIQTFLSYRHCRSFPLILDLPHKCGTAQKPEDVFLLLVIKSPPKNYEQREVLRKTWAKERMHNGKWIRTVFITGTDGSGFEKERMNNLLALEHKQYNDILQWDFNESFFNLTLKQILFLEWIDRRCRHVRFLLNGDDDVFAHTENMVEYLQSRDNDGSKHLFIGHLIKDALPIRNPDSKYYIPPEVHEQNPYPPYCGGGGYLLSGYTASVIYNTSKSIEIYPIDDAYMGMCLAEANLQPEGHMGVKTLVWYIPSEKLDRHDPCYMKELLLVHKFSPANLYIMWHEVHNPNLECGISSLR